In the genome of Dioscorea cayenensis subsp. rotundata cultivar TDr96_F1 chromosome 1, TDr96_F1_v2_PseudoChromosome.rev07_lg8_w22 25.fasta, whole genome shotgun sequence, one region contains:
- the LOC120262121 gene encoding uncharacterized protein LOC120262121: MECKLWFGLMIIALSLIVIDNGRVLATMPKEKMMKLNSLWDEMFKNQSSSSNDGTNDVIRHWATSYPSLSDDGLIYYGAKATLSVHGVPEIKANQFSSACIWISNGDGPNLNVITAGWTVHPYIYHDNRPHFFTLWTRDGYQTNCYNTDCPGFILTDKSNALLGSPINQVSTYGGPQYNITIKVSKDPTSGNWWLYYGPSGDYDKLNAVGYWPSSLFTTLVDNASEIQFGGIVTYYKDEQGPPMGSGHYPNEGEGKAATFYGIQVVDRNGNMYDFKDNPKVFQDKRECYRVSEFKDKSFFYGGPAGCIN, translated from the exons ATGGAGTGCAAATTATGGTTTGGTTTGATGATTATAGCGCTTTCTCTCATTGTCATTGATAATGGACGAGTCCTAGCAACCATGCCGAAG gaaaaaatgatgaaattgaACTCATTGTGGGATGAGATGTTCAAGAATCAAAGTTCATCTTCTAATGATGGAACTAATGATGTTATCAGACAT TGGGCAACATCATACCCATCTCTAAGCGATGATGGTCTAATATATTATGGGGCTAAAGCAACTCTTTCAGTTCATGGGGTTCCGGAAATTAAAGCTAACCAATTTAGCTCCGCTTGTATTTGGATTAGTAATGGTGATGGTCCCAATTTGAATGTAATAACGGCGGGATGGACG GTACATCCATACATATATCATGACAATCGGCCCCATTTTTTTACACTTTGGACG AGAGATGGATATCAAACAAATTGCTACAACACTGATTGCCCAGGATTTATACTTACTGATAAGAGCAATGCACTTCTCGGAAGTCCTATTAATCAAGTTTCAACTTATGGTGGGCcacaatataatataacaataaaagtcTCTAAG GACCCTACTTCGGGAAACTGGTGGCTATATTATGGACCATCTGGGGACTACGACAAGTTAAATGCAGTTGGTTATTGGCCGAGTTCTCTTTTTACTACTTTGGTGGATAATGCGTCTGAAATACAATTTGGTGGAATTGTGACGTATTACAAAGATGAACAAGGCCCCCCAATGGGCAGTGGTCACTATCCAAATGAAGGAGAAGGCAAAGCAGCAACTTTCTATGGAATCCAAGTTGTGGATAGAAATGGTAATATGTATGACTTTAAAGATAACCCCAAGGTCTTCCAAGATAAAAGAGAGTGCTACCGTGTTAGTGAATTTAAagacaaaagttttttttatggtgGCCCTGCCGGATGTATTAActag